One stretch of Variovorax sp. TBS-050B DNA includes these proteins:
- a CDS encoding glycosyltransferase: MKSQQRKMDIAFFASSLVSAYWNGAATYYRGIVRALAERGHRVRFYEPDAFGRQQHRDMDDPDWAEVIVYPGEGEENALRMVEHARGADLVVKASGVGVFDALLEKAVLDLQGPGTRVVFWDVDAPATLDRLQADAGDPFHALVPRYDMVLTYGGGDPVVQAYRRIGARDCVPIYNALDPSTHHPVGPDPRFAADLGFLGNRLPDREARVDEFFLHAASLLPGRRFLLGGSGWSDKAMPSNVGYVGHVYTADHNAFNRTPMAVLNVSRDSMARYGFSPATRVFEAAGSAACLITDAWEGIEQFLEPDSEVLVAAGGEAVAAHLVALDEAKARRIGEAAYRRVLAEHTYAHRAAQLEALLEGADAAQALEVLS, encoded by the coding sequence ATGAAGAGTCAACAACGAAAAATGGACATCGCCTTCTTCGCATCGAGCCTGGTCTCGGCCTACTGGAACGGTGCCGCCACCTACTACCGCGGCATCGTGCGCGCGCTCGCGGAGCGCGGCCACCGCGTGCGCTTCTACGAACCCGACGCCTTCGGCCGCCAGCAGCACCGCGACATGGACGACCCCGACTGGGCCGAGGTGATCGTCTACCCGGGCGAGGGCGAGGAGAACGCGCTGCGCATGGTCGAGCATGCGCGCGGCGCCGACCTCGTGGTCAAGGCCAGCGGCGTGGGCGTGTTCGACGCGCTGCTCGAGAAGGCCGTGCTCGACCTGCAGGGCCCCGGCACGCGCGTGGTGTTCTGGGACGTCGATGCGCCCGCCACGCTCGACCGCCTGCAGGCCGATGCCGGCGATCCCTTCCATGCGCTGGTGCCACGCTACGACATGGTGCTGACCTACGGCGGCGGCGATCCGGTGGTGCAGGCCTACCGGCGCATCGGCGCGCGCGACTGCGTGCCGATCTACAACGCGCTCGATCCCTCGACGCACCATCCCGTGGGGCCCGATCCGCGCTTCGCGGCCGACCTCGGCTTTCTCGGCAACCGCCTGCCCGACCGCGAAGCGCGGGTGGACGAGTTCTTCCTCCATGCCGCGAGCCTGCTGCCCGGGCGGCGCTTCCTGCTCGGCGGCAGCGGCTGGAGCGACAAGGCCATGCCGAGCAACGTGGGCTACGTCGGCCACGTCTACACCGCCGACCACAACGCCTTCAACCGCACGCCGATGGCGGTGCTCAACGTGAGCCGCGACAGCATGGCGCGCTACGGCTTCTCGCCGGCCACGCGCGTGTTCGAGGCCGCGGGTTCGGCTGCCTGCCTCATCACCGACGCCTGGGAGGGGATCGAGCAGTTCCTCGAACCGGACAGCGAAGTGCTGGTGGCCGCCGGCGGCGAAGCGGTGGCGGCCCACCTGGTCGCGCTCGACGAGGCGAAGGCGCGCCGCATCGGCGAGGCCGCCTACCGGCGCGTGCTCGCCGAGCACACCTATGCGCACCGCGCGGCGCAGCTGGAGGCGCTGCTCGAAGGCGCCGATGCGGCGCAGGCGCTGGAGGTGCTGTCGTGA
- a CDS encoding NAD-dependent epimerase/dehydratase family protein, translating into MSQHILITGGAGFIGSHLADELLSHGYRVRVLDNLAPQVHGDSGRRPDYLEADVELMVGDVCDPQAVRAALKGIDAVYHFASAVGVGQSMYEVAHYTRVNNLGTAVLLEALIERPVKRLVVASSMSLYGEGLYRTAAGELRTVQERTLEQLRRGDWEWRDEDGIALVPAPTPEDKPPALASVYALSKFDQERMCLMIGRAYNIPTAALRFFNAYGPRQALSNPYTGVLAIFASRLLNDSPPKIFEDGHQQRDFVSVYDIARACRLALEMPAAAGEVFNIGSGEAHSVRDIAERVAQAVGKQDLLPEITGKYRVGDIRHCYADISKARRVLGYTPRVTLDDGLAELAAWLEGQAAVDRVAQASAELSARGLAI; encoded by the coding sequence ATGTCTCAGCACATTCTCATCACCGGCGGTGCCGGCTTCATCGGCTCGCATCTGGCGGACGAGCTTCTTTCCCACGGCTATCGCGTGCGCGTCCTCGACAACCTCGCGCCTCAGGTGCATGGCGACTCGGGCCGCAGGCCCGACTACCTCGAGGCCGACGTGGAACTCATGGTCGGCGACGTGTGCGACCCGCAGGCGGTGCGCGCGGCGCTCAAGGGCATCGATGCGGTCTACCACTTCGCATCGGCCGTCGGCGTGGGCCAGAGCATGTACGAGGTGGCGCACTACACGCGCGTCAACAACCTCGGCACCGCGGTGCTGCTGGAGGCGCTGATCGAACGGCCCGTGAAGCGGCTGGTGGTGGCATCGAGCATGAGCCTCTATGGCGAAGGCCTCTACCGCACCGCGGCCGGCGAGCTGCGCACGGTGCAGGAGCGCACGCTGGAGCAGCTGCGCCGCGGCGACTGGGAATGGCGCGACGAGGACGGCATCGCCCTCGTGCCCGCGCCCACGCCCGAGGACAAGCCGCCGGCGCTGGCCTCGGTGTACGCGCTGTCCAAGTTCGACCAGGAGCGCATGTGCCTGATGATCGGCCGCGCCTACAACATCCCGACGGCCGCGCTGCGCTTCTTCAACGCCTACGGTCCGCGCCAGGCGCTGTCCAATCCCTACACCGGCGTGCTCGCGATCTTCGCCTCGCGGCTGCTCAACGACAGCCCGCCGAAGATCTTCGAGGACGGTCACCAGCAGCGCGACTTCGTGAGCGTCTACGACATCGCGCGCGCCTGCCGGCTCGCGCTCGAGATGCCGGCGGCGGCCGGCGAGGTGTTCAACATCGGCAGCGGCGAGGCGCACAGCGTGCGCGACATCGCCGAGCGCGTGGCCCAGGCCGTGGGCAAGCAGGACCTGCTGCCCGAGATCACGGGCAAGTACCGGGTCGGCGACATCCGCCACTGCTACGCCGACATCTCCAAGGCGCGCCGCGTGCTCGGCTACACGCCGCGCGTGACGCTGGACGACGGCCTGGCCGAACTCGCGGCCTGGCTCGAAGGGCAGGCCGCGGTGGACCGCGTGGCGCAGGCGAGCGCGGAACTCTCGGCGCGCGGGTTGGCCATATGA
- a CDS encoding NAD-dependent epimerase/dehydratase family protein: MNSRDAVLTPRRALNGKDRVTLITGGAGFVGANLAHRLLSEGQRVLVLDNLSRPGVERNLAWLEQNHPTGLDVMVADIRDAAAVERAVARAGHVFHFAAQVAVTTSLVDPREDFAINALGTLNVLEAARAQPVPPSVLVTSTNKVYGGLEDVGLKLEDQRYRPVAADIAAHGISEARPLDFHSPYGCSKGTADQYVHDYARSYGMKTVVFRMSCIYGQRQFGTEDQGWVAHFLLRALDGEPITLFGDGKQVRDILFVDDLVDAFVLAQHHIDKLAGSAFNIGGGPRNVISLLDLLDQIERLDGRRPATAHEDWRTGDQRYYVSDTRRFEAATGWRPAIDARQGVERLYRWLQQMRAEPAAAPRKADRHSPLLAMSGR; the protein is encoded by the coding sequence ATGAACAGCAGGGACGCGGTACTCACCCCCCGGCGCGCGCTCAACGGCAAGGACCGGGTCACGCTCATCACGGGCGGCGCGGGCTTCGTCGGCGCGAACCTCGCGCACCGGCTGCTGTCCGAAGGCCAGCGCGTGCTGGTGCTGGACAACCTCTCGCGTCCGGGCGTGGAGCGCAACCTGGCCTGGCTGGAGCAGAACCATCCGACCGGCCTCGACGTGATGGTGGCCGACATCCGCGACGCCGCGGCGGTGGAGCGGGCGGTCGCCAGGGCCGGCCACGTGTTCCACTTCGCGGCCCAGGTCGCGGTGACCACGAGCCTCGTCGATCCGCGCGAGGACTTCGCGATCAACGCGCTCGGCACCCTCAACGTGCTCGAGGCGGCGCGCGCGCAGCCGGTGCCGCCCTCGGTGCTCGTGACCTCGACCAACAAGGTCTATGGCGGCCTGGAGGACGTGGGCCTGAAGCTCGAGGACCAGCGCTACCGCCCCGTGGCGGCCGACATCGCGGCGCACGGCATCTCCGAGGCGCGGCCGCTCGACTTCCACAGCCCCTACGGCTGCTCCAAGGGCACGGCCGACCAGTACGTGCACGACTATGCGCGCAGCTACGGCATGAAGACCGTCGTGTTCCGCATGAGCTGCATCTACGGGCAGCGGCAGTTCGGCACCGAGGACCAGGGCTGGGTCGCGCACTTCCTGCTGCGCGCGCTCGACGGCGAGCCGATCACGCTCTTCGGCGACGGCAAGCAGGTGCGCGACATCCTCTTCGTCGACGACCTGGTGGATGCCTTCGTGCTCGCGCAGCATCACATCGACAAGCTCGCGGGCAGCGCCTTCAACATCGGCGGCGGCCCGCGCAACGTGATCAGCCTGCTCGACCTGCTGGACCAGATCGAGCGCCTCGACGGCCGGCGGCCCGCGACCGCGCACGAGGACTGGCGCACCGGCGACCAGCGCTACTACGTCTCGGACACGCGGCGCTTCGAGGCCGCGACCGGATGGCGCCCCGCCATCGATGCGCGCCAGGGCGTCGAGCGCCTCTACCGCTGGCTGCAGCAGATGCGCGCCGAGCCCGCGGCGGCGCCGCGCAAGGCCGACCGGCACAGCCCGCTGCTCGCGATGAGCGGGAGGTGA
- a CDS encoding TIGR04290 family methyltransferase — MQEARAKTDARGDADALRKQIEALGPWFHNLHLPGGVQTLPHHFLGGDFPNFKWQEIKPFVPEDLSGWRVLDVGCNAGFYSFELARRGASVLGIDVDAHYLAQARWAARQLGLDSKVEFREMQVYDLAKSDETFDLVWFMGVFYHLRYPLLALDLLAARTGRIMMFQTLTMPGDSVYTDTADCSIEDRTPLLESGWPRMAFIEHRLAGDPTNWWAPNHAGVEAMLRSSGLRVEARPGHEIYLCVPDAQAQEARAIHGSQYDAATGAIRRHG, encoded by the coding sequence ATGCAAGAAGCACGAGCCAAGACGGACGCCCGCGGCGACGCGGACGCGCTCCGCAAGCAGATCGAGGCCCTCGGCCCCTGGTTCCACAACCTGCACCTGCCGGGCGGGGTGCAGACGCTGCCCCATCATTTCCTGGGCGGCGATTTTCCGAACTTCAAGTGGCAGGAGATCAAGCCCTTCGTGCCCGAGGACCTGAGCGGCTGGCGCGTGCTCGACGTCGGCTGCAACGCCGGCTTCTACAGCTTCGAGCTCGCGCGGCGCGGCGCCTCGGTGCTCGGCATCGACGTCGATGCGCACTACCTCGCGCAGGCCCGCTGGGCGGCGCGCCAGCTGGGGCTGGACTCGAAGGTGGAGTTCCGCGAGATGCAGGTCTACGACCTCGCGAAGAGCGACGAGACCTTCGACCTCGTGTGGTTCATGGGGGTCTTCTACCACCTGCGCTATCCGCTGCTCGCGCTCGACCTGCTGGCCGCGCGCACCGGCCGCATCATGATGTTCCAGACGCTCACCATGCCCGGCGACTCGGTCTACACCGACACCGCCGACTGCAGCATCGAGGACCGCACGCCGCTGCTCGAAAGCGGCTGGCCGCGCATGGCCTTCATCGAGCACCGGCTCGCGGGCGACCCGACCAACTGGTGGGCGCCCAACCATGCGGGCGTGGAGGCGATGCTGCGTTCGAGCGGCCTGCGCGTCGAGGCGCGGCCGGGGCACGAGATCTACCTGTGCGTGCCCGATGCGCAGGCGCAGGAGGCGCGGGCGATCCATGGCTCGCAGTACGACGCCGCCACCGGAGCCATCCGTCGCCACGGATGA
- a CDS encoding glycosyltransferase family 4 protein, translating into MRAEAPRQVLMTADTVGGVWTHAIELAGALRERGMRVSLATMGRALSPAQRAQAAALAGDGMSLHESRWKLEWMDAPWDEVRAAGEWLLELEAVLRPDVVHLNQFAFGALPFAAAKLVVAHSCVASWWRAVHRCAAPAEWNTYRDVVRRGLEGADLVGAPTEAMLAALALDHRYRRGGLVLPNGRDPARFAAGAKAPFILSAGRLWDAAKNLSALEAVAPRLPWPVRVAGATAAPGDAALTAAHASAVQWLGELAPEALAAQLAQAAIYALPARYEPFGLSALEAGLSGCALVLGDLPSLREVWGDAALYVPPEDHEALHAALLSLIGDDALRARMAQKALARARHFSPARMADAYLGAYRRLCAAPLPRAHSNTKEPACAS; encoded by the coding sequence ATGCGCGCTGAAGCACCGCGCCAAGTGCTGATGACGGCCGACACGGTCGGCGGCGTCTGGACGCATGCGATCGAGCTCGCGGGCGCGCTGCGCGAACGCGGCATGCGCGTGTCGCTCGCCACCATGGGCAGGGCGCTTTCGCCCGCGCAGCGCGCGCAGGCGGCCGCGCTCGCGGGCGATGGCATGTCGCTGCACGAGAGCCGCTGGAAGCTCGAATGGATGGACGCCCCCTGGGACGAGGTGCGCGCCGCCGGCGAATGGCTGCTCGAACTCGAAGCCGTGCTGCGGCCCGACGTCGTCCATCTCAACCAGTTCGCCTTCGGTGCGCTGCCCTTCGCCGCGGCCAAGCTGGTGGTGGCGCATTCCTGCGTGGCTTCGTGGTGGCGCGCGGTGCACCGCTGCGCCGCGCCGGCCGAATGGAACACCTACCGCGACGTGGTGCGGCGCGGGCTCGAGGGGGCCGACCTCGTGGGCGCGCCGACCGAGGCCATGCTCGCCGCGCTCGCGCTCGATCACCGGTACCGGCGCGGCGGCCTCGTGCTGCCCAATGGCCGCGATCCCGCGCGCTTCGCGGCGGGTGCGAAGGCGCCGTTCATCCTTTCGGCGGGCCGGCTCTGGGACGCGGCCAAGAACCTCTCGGCCCTCGAAGCCGTCGCGCCGCGGCTGCCCTGGCCGGTGCGCGTGGCAGGCGCCACGGCGGCGCCCGGCGATGCGGCGCTAACCGCCGCGCATGCATCGGCCGTGCAGTGGCTCGGCGAACTCGCGCCCGAGGCGCTCGCCGCGCAGCTCGCGCAGGCCGCGATCTACGCCTTGCCCGCGCGCTACGAGCCTTTCGGGCTCAGTGCGCTCGAAGCGGGCCTCTCGGGCTGCGCGCTGGTGCTCGGCGACCTGCCGAGCCTGCGCGAGGTCTGGGGCGATGCCGCGCTCTACGTGCCGCCCGAGGACCACGAGGCGCTGCATGCCGCCTTGCTGAGCCTGATCGGCGACGACGCGCTGCGGGCGCGGATGGCGCAGAAGGCGCTGGCGCGCGCGCGGCATTTCAGCCCGGCGCGCATGGCCGATGCCTACCTCGGCGCCTACCGCCGCCTGTGCGCGGCACCGCTGCCGCGCGCGCACAGCAACACCAAGGAACCTGCATGCGCTTCGTGA
- a CDS encoding zinc-binding dehydrogenase — MLASVIASPGQAILQRVDRPEPGAGQVLLQLEGSGVCASSLPLWEGRSWFEYPQPAGAPGHEGWGRVAALGEGVEGLAVGDRVAALTYRAHAEYDVADAAAVVPLPASLAKAAMPGEPLGCAVNIFRRSEIRAGQTVAIVGIGFLGAILTRLAADAGARVIAISRRPFALEVARAAGAAHTIVMDDHWRILDEVKRLTGERMCERTIEAVGLQWPLDLAGELTGERGRLVIAGYHQDGTRQVNMQMWNWRGIDVINAHERDPRMYVQGIREAVALMAEGRLDPAPLFTHRLPLDRLGEALELTRTRPDGFLKAVVTT, encoded by the coding sequence ATGCTCGCCAGCGTGATTGCATCGCCCGGACAGGCGATCCTGCAGCGCGTGGACCGCCCCGAGCCGGGCGCGGGCCAGGTGCTGCTGCAGCTCGAAGGCTCGGGCGTGTGCGCCTCGAGCCTGCCGTTGTGGGAAGGCCGGTCCTGGTTCGAATACCCGCAGCCCGCGGGCGCGCCGGGCCACGAGGGCTGGGGCCGCGTGGCGGCGCTGGGCGAGGGCGTCGAAGGCCTCGCGGTCGGCGACCGCGTGGCCGCGCTCACCTACCGCGCGCATGCCGAGTACGACGTGGCCGATGCCGCGGCCGTGGTGCCGCTGCCGGCCTCGCTCGCCAAGGCGGCGATGCCCGGCGAGCCGCTGGGCTGCGCGGTCAACATCTTCCGCCGCAGCGAGATCCGCGCGGGGCAGACGGTGGCGATCGTGGGCATCGGCTTTCTCGGCGCGATCCTCACGCGGCTGGCGGCCGACGCCGGCGCGCGGGTGATCGCGATCTCGCGCCGGCCCTTCGCGCTGGAGGTGGCGCGCGCGGCGGGCGCGGCCCACACCATCGTCATGGACGACCACTGGCGCATCCTCGACGAGGTGAAGCGCCTCACGGGCGAGCGCATGTGCGAGCGCACCATCGAGGCGGTCGGCCTGCAGTGGCCGCTCGACCTCGCGGGCGAGCTCACCGGCGAGCGGGGGCGGCTCGTGATCGCCGGCTACCACCAGGACGGCACGCGCCAGGTCAACATGCAGATGTGGAACTGGCGCGGCATCGACGTGATCAACGCGCACGAGCGCGATCCGCGCATGTACGTGCAGGGCATCCGCGAGGCGGTGGCGCTGATGGCGGAGGGCCGGCTCGATCCGGCGCCGCTCTTCACCCACCGCCTGCCGCTCGACCGGCTCGGCGAGGCGCTCGAGCTCACGCGCACGCGGCCCGACGGTTTTCTCAAAGCGGTGGTGACCACGTGA
- a CDS encoding glycosyltransferase, giving the protein MSATAITTGAPLRIVILGLSITSSWGNGHATTYRGLVRELVRRGHDVLFLERDVPWYAGHRDLPNPPFGRTALYADLAGLQRDHAADVAEADLVIVGSFVPDGVAVGDWVQTQASGCTAFYDIDTPVTLAALARGGTTYLQARQIAGYDMYLSFTGGPTLERLEREYGSPAARVLYCSVDPALYHPAPVAQDCDLGYMGTYSDDRQPTLEALLLAPARAWPEGRFEVAGAQYPAHIVWPDNVRYTAHLPPAEHRAFYSRQRFTLNVTRADMIEAGWSPSVRIFEAAACGTPIISDRWDGIETLLVPGQEIFLADSPAQVLQLLRELPEDERRAVGERARQRILSDHTAAHRAAELEAYARAQLPVREAA; this is encoded by the coding sequence GTGAGCGCGACCGCCATCACCACCGGCGCGCCGCTGCGGATCGTGATCCTCGGGCTCTCGATCACCTCGTCCTGGGGCAACGGCCACGCGACCACCTACCGCGGCCTCGTGCGCGAGCTCGTGCGCCGCGGCCACGACGTGCTCTTCCTCGAGCGCGACGTGCCCTGGTACGCCGGCCACCGCGACCTGCCGAATCCGCCGTTCGGCCGCACCGCGCTCTATGCCGACCTCGCGGGCCTGCAGCGCGACCATGCGGCCGACGTCGCCGAGGCCGACCTGGTGATCGTCGGCTCCTTCGTGCCCGACGGGGTGGCGGTGGGCGACTGGGTGCAGACGCAGGCGTCGGGCTGCACCGCGTTCTACGACATCGACACGCCGGTCACGCTGGCCGCGCTCGCGCGCGGCGGCACCACCTACCTGCAGGCGCGCCAGATCGCGGGCTACGACATGTACCTGTCGTTCACCGGCGGCCCGACGCTCGAGCGCCTCGAACGCGAATACGGCTCGCCGGCGGCGCGCGTGCTCTATTGCTCGGTCGATCCGGCGCTCTATCACCCGGCGCCGGTGGCGCAGGACTGCGACCTGGGCTACATGGGCACCTACAGCGACGACCGCCAGCCCACGCTGGAGGCGCTGCTGCTCGCGCCGGCGCGCGCCTGGCCGGAGGGCCGCTTCGAGGTGGCCGGCGCGCAGTACCCGGCGCACATCGTCTGGCCGGACAACGTGCGCTACACCGCGCACCTGCCGCCCGCGGAGCACCGCGCCTTCTACAGCCGGCAGCGCTTCACGCTCAACGTGACGCGCGCCGACATGATCGAAGCCGGCTGGTCTCCGAGCGTGCGCATCTTCGAGGCCGCCGCCTGCGGCACGCCGATCATCAGCGACCGCTGGGACGGCATCGAGACCCTGCTGGTGCCGGGGCAGGAGATCTTCCTCGCCGATTCGCCCGCACAGGTGCTGCAGCTCCTGCGCGAGCTGCCCGAGGACGAACGCCGCGCCGTGGGCGAGCGCGCGCGCCAGCGCATCCTCTCGGACCACACGGCCGCCCACCGCGCCGCGGAACTCGAAGCCTATGCGCGCGCGCAGCTGCCCGTGCGCGAGGCAGCCTGA
- a CDS encoding glycosyltransferase: MRFVMFCHSLVSDWNHGNAHFLRGICSELLARGHELAVYEPADAWSRVNLEAEHGHAPIEEFARVYPELQSIACDPATLDLDEALADADVVLVHEWNDHALVSRIGRHRRDGGRYRLFFHDTHHRSVTDAASMAAYDLAHYDGVLAFGEVIRDLYERRGWARRAWTWHEAADTRHFHPLPDETEEGDLVWIGNWGDDEREAELDEFLLAPVRALRLRARVHGVRYPDHALERLRAAGIRYAGWLPNHRAPRVFARHRVTVHVPRRPYVQALPGIPTIRVFEALACGIPLVSAPWNDAEGLFTPGRDFLVAEDGAAMQRHLRDVLNDKALARALREQGLDTVLARHTCAHRVDELLAIHAALEENDQPRSIAA, from the coding sequence ATGCGCTTCGTGATGTTCTGCCATTCGCTGGTGTCCGACTGGAACCACGGCAACGCCCATTTTCTTCGCGGCATCTGCAGCGAGCTGCTCGCGCGCGGCCACGAACTGGCGGTGTACGAACCCGCGGACGCCTGGAGCCGCGTGAACCTCGAAGCCGAGCACGGGCATGCGCCGATCGAGGAGTTCGCGCGCGTCTATCCCGAGCTGCAGAGCATCGCCTGCGACCCCGCCACGCTCGACCTCGATGAAGCGCTCGCCGATGCCGACGTGGTGCTCGTGCACGAGTGGAACGACCATGCGCTGGTGAGCCGCATCGGCCGGCACCGGCGCGACGGCGGGCGCTACCGGCTCTTCTTCCACGACACCCACCACCGCAGCGTGACCGACGCGGCGAGCATGGCCGCCTACGACCTCGCGCACTACGACGGCGTGCTGGCCTTCGGCGAGGTGATCCGCGATCTCTACGAACGCCGCGGCTGGGCGCGCCGTGCCTGGACCTGGCACGAGGCGGCCGACACGCGGCACTTCCATCCGCTTCCGGACGAGACGGAGGAGGGCGACCTGGTCTGGATCGGCAACTGGGGCGACGACGAACGCGAGGCCGAGCTCGACGAGTTCCTGCTCGCCCCCGTGCGCGCGCTGCGGCTGCGCGCCCGCGTGCACGGCGTGCGCTATCCCGACCATGCGCTCGAGCGCCTGCGCGCCGCCGGCATCCGCTATGCGGGCTGGCTGCCGAACCACCGCGCCCCGCGCGTCTTCGCGCGCCACCGCGTGACGGTGCACGTGCCGCGCCGGCCCTACGTGCAGGCGCTGCCCGGCATTCCGACCATCCGCGTGTTCGAGGCGCTGGCCTGCGGCATTCCGCTGGTCTCGGCCCCGTGGAACGACGCCGAGGGCCTGTTCACGCCGGGCCGCGACTTCCTCGTGGCCGAGGACGGCGCCGCGATGCAGCGCCACCTGCGTGACGTGCTCAACGACAAGGCCCTCGCGCGCGCGCTGCGCGAACAGGGGCTGGACACGGTGCTCGCGCGCCACACCTGCGCCCACCGGGTGGACGAACTGCTCGCCATCCACGCCGCGCTCGAAGAGAACGACCAACCCCGGAGCATTGCCGCATGA
- a CDS encoding Gfo/Idh/MocA family oxidoreductase, with product MRAEGAFSVRDAGAAAAPVRRPRLGFLGVGWIGRNRMEAIARDGAAEIAAIADAEPAAREAACAIAPDAAGVDSLDALLDQDLDGLVIATPSALHAQQAEAALARGVAVFCQKPLARTAAETRGVIDAARRADRLLDVDLSYRRTQGMQRIRELVSTGGIGEVYAIDLVFHNAYGPDKPWFRDPVLSGGGCVIDLGIHLVDLALWTLDFPRVEAVSSRLHAGGRRLALPSGVVEDHAVAQIDLAGGCVVRLACSWNLPAGRDAVIEAAFHGTQGGAAFRNVGGSFYDFTAERFEGTRALPLAAPPDDWGGRAATHWARALARGGRYDPAIERLAEVAAVLDAIYAR from the coding sequence GTGAGGGCCGAAGGCGCTTTCAGCGTGCGCGATGCGGGCGCCGCGGCCGCGCCGGTGCGCAGGCCGCGCCTGGGCTTCCTCGGCGTGGGCTGGATCGGCCGCAACCGCATGGAGGCGATCGCGCGCGACGGCGCGGCCGAGATCGCCGCCATCGCCGACGCCGAGCCCGCGGCGCGCGAGGCCGCCTGTGCCATTGCGCCGGACGCGGCGGGCGTGGACTCGCTCGATGCGCTGCTGGACCAGGACCTCGACGGCCTCGTCATCGCCACGCCCAGCGCGCTTCATGCGCAGCAGGCCGAGGCGGCGCTCGCGCGTGGGGTGGCGGTGTTCTGCCAGAAGCCGCTCGCGCGCACGGCGGCCGAGACGCGCGGCGTGATCGACGCGGCGCGCCGCGCCGACCGGCTGCTCGACGTGGACCTGTCCTACCGCCGGACCCAGGGCATGCAGCGCATCCGCGAACTGGTGTCGACCGGCGGCATCGGCGAGGTCTATGCGATCGACCTCGTGTTCCACAACGCCTACGGGCCGGACAAGCCGTGGTTCCGCGATCCGGTGCTGTCGGGCGGCGGCTGCGTGATCGACCTCGGCATCCACCTGGTCGACCTCGCGCTCTGGACGCTGGACTTTCCCCGCGTGGAGGCGGTCTCGAGCCGCCTGCATGCGGGCGGGCGCCGGCTCGCGCTGCCCTCGGGCGTGGTCGAGGACCATGCGGTCGCGCAGATCGACCTGGCAGGCGGCTGCGTGGTGCGGCTCGCCTGTTCGTGGAACCTGCCGGCCGGCCGCGATGCGGTGATCGAGGCCGCGTTCCACGGCACGCAGGGCGGCGCCGCGTTCCGCAACGTGGGCGGTTCCTTCTACGACTTCACGGCCGAGCGCTTCGAAGGCACGCGCGCGCTGCCGCTTGCCGCGCCGCCCGACGACTGGGGCGGGCGCGCGGCCACGCACTGGGCGCGCGCGCTCGCGCGCGGCGGGCGCTACGACCCGGCGATCGAGCGGCTGGCCGAGGTGGCGGCGGTGCTGGATGCGATCTATGCGCGCTGA
- a CDS encoding inositol-3-phosphate synthase, with protein MSKIRVAIVGVGNCASSLVQGVHFYGNAQGTDFIPGLMHPDLAGYRPSDIEFSAAFDVHASKVGRDLGEAIYEEPNNTIRFAEVPKLGVTVHRGPTHDGVGTYLKGVVPLSPAKAQNVAKILKETKTDVVVSYLPVGSQKATEWYAEQVLEAGCAFINCVPVFIASKPEWERRFAERGLPIIGDDIKSQVGATIVHRILTDLFRKRGVRLDRTYQLNFGGNTDFLNMLERERLQSKKISKTQAVTSQLGHPMKVSDVHVGPSDHVPWLADRKWCYIRMEGTTFGNVPLHCEVKLEVWDSPNSAGVVIDAVRCAKLALDRGVGGAVLAPSSYFMKSPPQQFTDDEARELVEAFIRGDAEATAPPESRPRAHKPAVRHAAARSKLA; from the coding sequence ATGAGCAAGATACGTGTCGCAATCGTCGGTGTGGGCAACTGCGCCTCCTCGCTGGTGCAGGGTGTGCACTTCTATGGCAACGCCCAGGGCACCGACTTCATCCCGGGCCTGATGCATCCCGACCTCGCCGGCTACCGCCCCTCGGACATCGAGTTCAGCGCGGCCTTCGACGTGCATGCGAGCAAGGTGGGCCGCGACCTCGGCGAGGCCATCTACGAGGAACCCAACAACACGATCCGCTTCGCCGAGGTGCCGAAGCTCGGCGTGACGGTGCACCGCGGCCCGACGCACGACGGCGTCGGCACCTACCTCAAGGGCGTGGTGCCGCTCTCGCCCGCGAAGGCGCAGAACGTGGCGAAGATCCTGAAGGAGACGAAGACCGACGTGGTCGTCTCGTACCTGCCGGTGGGCTCCCAGAAGGCGACCGAGTGGTATGCCGAGCAGGTGCTCGAGGCCGGCTGCGCCTTCATCAACTGCGTGCCGGTGTTCATCGCCTCGAAGCCCGAATGGGAGCGCCGCTTCGCCGAACGCGGGCTGCCGATCATCGGCGACGACATCAAGTCGCAGGTGGGGGCGACCATCGTGCACCGCATCCTGACCGACCTCTTCCGCAAGCGCGGCGTGCGGCTCGACCGCACCTACCAGCTCAACTTCGGCGGCAACACCGACTTTCTCAACATGCTGGAGCGCGAGCGCCTGCAGTCGAAGAAGATCTCGAAGACGCAGGCCGTCACGAGCCAGCTCGGCCATCCGATGAAGGTGTCCGACGTGCACGTGGGGCCGAGCGACCACGTGCCCTGGCTCGCCGACCGCAAGTGGTGCTACATCCGCATGGAGGGCACCACCTTCGGCAACGTGCCGCTGCACTGCGAGGTGAAGCTCGAGGTCTGGGATTCGCCCAACTCGGCCGGCGTGGTGATCGACGCGGTGCGCTGCGCCAAGCTCGCGCTCGACCGCGGCGTGGGCGGTGCGGTGCTGGCGCCGTCGAGCTACTTCATGAAGTCGCCGCCGCAGCAGTTCACCGACGACGAGGCGCGCGAACTGGTCGAAGCCTTCATCCGCGGCGATGCGGAGGCCACCGCACCGCCCGAATCCAGACCGCGCGCGCACAAGCCCGCCGTCCGCCACGCCGCCGCCAGGAGCAAGCTCGCATGA